GCATCGATGATTTTATTCTAGACCGTAATAATAATTGTACCGACAAAAGTTCAAAACTACTTTATTCTCAAGCATAAACATTGTTTTAGGTTAAGTGAATGACTGATCGATCACAACAAAAAAAATTAACTCAACAGCAAGCCATTGCTATTGAGCGTGATTTAGCAAAATTCGCCAACACCATGGACAGTCTGGTTCGGATTCCATTTACCAAACAAGGCGTGGGGGCGGATGCCGCACTGAGTACCATTCCTTTTGCCGGTGATGTCGCAGGTTTTGTTTTAACGCTATACGCTTTTAAAAAAGCCCGAGAAGTCGGTGTTCCACAGCACAAACTCAAGGGGGTGGTGAAACTGGCGATTATGGATATGTTAGTCGGCTTTATCCCGATTATTGGTACGGTCTTTGACGTGTTTATCCGACCTAGCAGAAAGACGCTTGAGATTGTACATGCGCATATCCGTGAGGAATATCAGGTCCACAGTGATATCCATGTGGTTCATCCGTTTTTACACGAGTCACTGGAACAAAAGCAGAAAACATCCGCATTTTGGCGTAATCCAGTGGTGAGCTGGATCTGGTTGCGTATTCCCGATTTATTAGGAATCGCGGTATTGATTTTATTGGTGGTTGCGGTCTGGGCAGGTTTGAGTTATATGTGGGATTTTTATCGATCTTTCCAAGCTCCTTAAGATATACCGAATAAAATAAAGCCTCCATCTTGGAGGCTTTATCATTTATCTGATACTGATTATTGAACGTTTAATTGCTGTAATGCTGCAACACGCTGTTCAATGGTTGGGTGGGTTTGGAAAAGAGCCGCTAAGCTAAAACCTTGTTCCTTACCTTCCGCAATCGCAAATGCTTTCATTTCTTTTGGCATTTGATCTGGCATTTCTGATTCAGCTTGTAAACGAAGCAGGGCAGAGATCATTGCTTGTTTACCTGCTAAACGTGCACCCGCTTCGTCTGCGCGGTATTCACGTTGACGAGAGAACCACATCACGATGGCAGAGGCCAAAATACCAAAGACGATGTCAAGTACAATCGTAATGGCAAAATAAGCAAGTCCTGGTGCTTCACCATCTTCACGACCAAAGACATTACGGTCGATGAAGTCACCTGCAATACGTGCAAAGAACATGACGAAGGCGTTGACCACACCTTGAATCAAGGCAAGCGTGACCATGTCGCCATTAGCAACGTGACCAATTTCGTGAGCGAGTACTGCACGAAGTTCATCTTTGTTCATACGCTCAAGTAAACCCGTAGAGACGGATACTAGCGCATCGTTTTTATTCCAACCTGTCGCAAATGCATTGGATTGGTAAGAAGGGAAAATACCTACTTCAGGCATTTTAATACCTGCACGTTGGGATAATTGAGCCACTTCTTGTAATAACCAAGCTTCTGCTTGACTACGAGGTGCATTTGGGTCGATTAATTCAGTTCCAGTGGTTTTTTTAGCCATCCACTTCGACATGAATAAGGAAATTAAAGAACCCACCATACCAAAGACAAAACAGACGACTAATAGGTTGCCTAGATTCAAGCCACCCGCGCCATGGTAACTACCGACACCGAAGAGTGACAAGATAATGCCAGCTACAACCAGTACCGCGAGGTTGGTAAGCAAGAACAAACCAATCCGCATCATTGAGAAAATCCTCTTATAAATTAAAACTGATCTGATTTATAAATTATAAATCATAACGCTAATATGCAGGGCGAACCCTAAAAATTCAAGCAAAAAATAGGCATAGATACATTTAGCCTATAAAACAGTGAATTGAATGTGAAACAGGGACTTAAAGAGAATTTTGTTCAAAAAATATCAGCTAAAATCATCCTGTGAGAATAATGCCCCAGAATTATTAATTACTGAAATGTATTCGGGCTGAAGCGGTGGCATTGGTGGTGGTGTAAGTGCCTGATGGCGCGTCGGTAAAGGTACCATCCGCCAAGGTAATAATTTGGCGATTATATTGTTTTGGCGCAGGAGGTGCTGCTTCTACAGCTTCATTGACAGGGGCGCTATAATTTGCCGATTGAGCTAAGACTTGGCCATTAGTCGCAGCATTGTTTGAATTGTTGAGCGAAGTGCCGAGACCCGAGGCATAGAGATTTTGATAACGGCTAGTGACGCGACGGACGTAATCTTGTGTTTCACGAAATGGTGGAATGCCGCCATATTTATCAACATTGCCTTCGCCTGCATTATAGGCTGCGATTGCAAGTCGGGTATCGCCATTAAAACGTTTGATTAAC
The DNA window shown above is from Acinetobacter colistiniresistens and carries:
- a CDS encoding DUF4112 domain-containing protein — translated: MTDRSQQKKLTQQQAIAIERDLAKFANTMDSLVRIPFTKQGVGADAALSTIPFAGDVAGFVLTLYAFKKAREVGVPQHKLKGVVKLAIMDMLVGFIPIIGTVFDVFIRPSRKTLEIVHAHIREEYQVHSDIHVVHPFLHESLEQKQKTSAFWRNPVVSWIWLRIPDLLGIAVLILLVVAVWAGLSYMWDFYRSFQAP
- the htpX gene encoding protease HtpX; this translates as MMRIGLFLLTNLAVLVVAGIILSLFGVGSYHGAGGLNLGNLLVVCFVFGMVGSLISLFMSKWMAKKTTGTELIDPNAPRSQAEAWLLQEVAQLSQRAGIKMPEVGIFPSYQSNAFATGWNKNDALVSVSTGLLERMNKDELRAVLAHEIGHVANGDMVTLALIQGVVNAFVMFFARIAGDFIDRNVFGREDGEAPGLAYFAITIVLDIVFGILASAIVMWFSRQREYRADEAGARLAGKQAMISALLRLQAESEMPDQMPKEMKAFAIAEGKEQGFSLAALFQTHPTIEQRVAALQQLNVQ